The Chroococcidiopsis sp. TS-821 nucleotide sequence CGTCCTGACGTAGAGCGCCAAGGTCGTCGTGGCGGACAAAACAAATTGAGCGTTGAAGACCAATTGCTTGTGACGTGAAAGTAGGGGCGTGCATCACGAGCGCCAGTTTCAGAGTGCCACCAGTTGGGGACGGCACGCAACGACGGTTAGTCGCATCATCAGGAAAGTCGAAGACTGGTTAATCAAATGTGGCAGGTTTCGATTGCCAAGCAAGCGTCACTTGTATCAACCTGGATGGGAGTGCAAGGTGTTCGTGGTCGATGTCGGTGAAATGGAAATCGAACGTCCAAAAAAACAAAAACGCTACTACTCTGGCAAGCAGAAACGTCACACAATAAAGTCATAACTGTTAGTCGAATTTGAAACTGGCAAGATTATTGCTACGGCAGTTGAGAAAGGGAAAACGCACGACTTCAAGCTACTCCAGCGCCGTCTTCTGCCATTTGTACCGTCGCAATTGTGTCTAACTGACCGAGGCTATCAGCGATTTGGCAAGCTCCATAGGAGTGCTTGCTTGTCTTCCCACCAAGCAACCGCGAAAATAACTACTGCTGGATGCCGAGCAGCAACACAATCGAGCGTTAGCTAGGTTGCGAGTGCGAGTTGAGCATGTGCTTCGCCGCTTCAAGATTTTCCGCATCTTTTCTGGGCGCTATCGCAATCGGAGAAAGCGCTTTGGCTTACGCTTAAATTTGATTGCTGGTTTGCTGAACTACCAACTGGCACATGCTGCTTGATTCATGCAGGAGGTCTAATGACCCCACCTTCCCCTTGATTGCTATAACAGTAAAACAGGTTAAAATGTCTCCAAAATCTCAACATTCAGCAACGCTCTTCTACCTCCTGCCTTCCACTATATATAACCACAGCACAAATTAGATAAATTTATACCGAGAAAAAACCGCAGCTTGACCCCAGTTTTGGTTTTCAGCATCAATCACATTCCAAATTATCCCATCTTCGATATAGAATCGCTGACCAGTTTTTGAGATGCGGACGCCAGAATAGTGACAATAACCTTTATGAGTTGTTTCTGCAAGTAGGCGATCGCGTTCCTGTTGTATCACCTCTTCAGCCGATTTGCGCGAAGGCAATGTCGTAAACTCTTCCCAAGAAAATTCCCACAGTGCTAGCGCCTGCTGATTGCCATAGTTAAAAATGGGGTCGGCTTGTATACCATGCGAAACGACAACAAACGGTGCAGTAAACAAAGCTTGGGCAATTTCCGCTGGTGTTCCCGTAATATCGAGTAAGGCATTCCCTGTCCAGTACTCAAAACTGTACATTAATCGCTGACTTTGACAGATAACTTCCTTCTGCTGCCAAACAAACATGAATCTCTATTACCAGTGACCCTTTACCAAAATGTTTTCAATGTCCCAATAACTTATCACGCAGATGCTTAATGCGATCGCGATACTTCGCTGCTTCCTCAAACTCCAAATTCTTCGCTGCTTCCTTCATCTGGGCTTCTAACTGCGCAATCAATTCGGGAATATCCGCTAACGGTAAATCATCCGCTTGTTCGTATGCTTCTTCGAGTTGCTGCGAATTCAACCGCCGCGACACTTCTAAAAACGACAAAATCGCATTATTTGTACGTTTAACAATCGGTTGCGGTGTAATGCCGTGTTTCTCGTTGTATTCTAGCTGAATTGCGCGGCGTCGCTCGGTTTCCGAGATTGCCTTGAGCATACTATCCGTTAGATTATCCGCATACAAAATCGCTTGTCCGCGAACGT carries:
- a CDS encoding MEKHLA domain-containing protein; translation: MFVWQQKEVICQSQRLMYSFEYWTGNALLDITGTPAEIAQALFTAPFVVVSHGIQADPIFNYGNQQALALWEFSWEEFTTLPSRKSAEEVIQQERDRLLAETTHKGYCHYSGVRISKTGQRFYIEDGIIWNVIDAENQNWGQAAVFSRYKFI